In the genome of Pichia kudriavzevii chromosome 4, complete sequence, one region contains:
- a CDS encoding uncharacterized protein (PKUD0D03210; similar to Saccharomyces cerevisiae YOR239W (ABP140); ancestral locus Anc_8.665), with protein MTAKSDEGAEHMKKPALDSRIGRDLPFAFGQRFLDSEEDVFKHNAWDNVDWDAEQLEQFQLSIEKQKEEPVNEFYRNEYNSKPKKYWDIFYKNNRENFFKDRKWLEIEFPSIFECTKADSGPKTILEIGCGAGNTMYPILSKNENPELRVFGCDYSDVAVNLVRSNENFESLNAAGNAYSSVWDLANEEGKIPDDLEENSVDIAVMIFVFSALSPEQWEQGIANLKKCLKPGGIILFRDYGRYDLAQIRFKKNRLLDDNFYVRGDGTRVYFFTEEELREIFCTKGELIEEKIGTDKRLLVNRKKQLKMYRCWLQAVFKMPEA; from the coding sequence ATGACTGCAAAATCCGATGAAGGTGCTGAACATATGAAAAAGCCTGCTCTTGATTCAAGAATAGGCAGAGACCTGCCATTTGCGTTTGGACAAAGATTTTTAGATAGTGAGGAAGATGTGTTCAAACACAATGCATGGGATAATGTTGATTGGGACGCTGAACAACTTGAGCAGTTTCAATTAAGTATTGAAAAGCAAAAGGAGGAACCAGTTAATGAGTTCTACAGAAATGAATATAACTCTAAGCCAAAGAAATATTGGGATATATTCTATAAAAACAATAgagaaaactttttcaaagatagAAAGTGGTTGGAAATAGAATTCCCAAGTATCTTTGAATGTACCAAAGCCGATTCTGGCCCTAAAACAATTCTGGAGATTGGCTGTGGTGCAGGTAATACCATGTATCCCATCCTAAGTAAGAACGAAAACCCCGAATTGCGTGTATTTGGATGTGACTATTCGGATGTTGCCGTTAACCTTGTTCGTAGTAATGAGAATTTTGAGTCACTAAATGCTGCAGGAAATGCATATAGCAGTGTTTGGGATTTAGCTaatgaagaaggaaaaatcCCAgatgatttggaagaaaatagCGTCGATATAGCTGTGatgatttttgttttcagtGCATTAAGCCCAGAACAATGGGAACAGGGCATTGCAAATCTAAAAAAATGTCTAAAGCCAGGAGGAATAATACTTTTCCGTGATTATGGAAGGTATGACTTGGCTCAAATTAgattcaagaaaaacagaTTGTTGGATGACAACTTTTATGTAAGAGGAGATGGAACTAgggtttattttttcactgaagaagaactaCGGGAAATTTTTTGTACTAAAGGTGAACTCATTGAGGAAAAGATTGGAACTGATAAGAGACTGCTAGTGAATAGGAAAAAACAGTTGAAGATGTATAGATGTTGGTTACAGGCTGTTTTCAAGATGCCCGAAGCGTGA